The Ahaetulla prasina isolate Xishuangbanna chromosome 5, ASM2864084v1, whole genome shotgun sequence genomic sequence CACTTGCAGGTGACGGTGGAGGACATCAGAGAAAAGTTGGACCAAGCCAACACGGTGATCCAAGACTTAGCGCGGCAGAACAAGTCTTTGGTGAAAGCCAACGAAGACCTCAACCAGGAAATGCACGCCGTCACCAGCCAGGTGGCCGCCTTCAGAGACGACAGGCCTGCCCAAGAGGACAACCTCAAGGAGATGCGGAACCTTCCATCGGAGGTTCAAAAGTACCTGCGTAACCTGGAAGATAAACTGGCTAAGATGGAGCATAACTGCCACGTGGAAAAGATCCAATCCGGCCAACTGAAGGAGAGAGTCACAAATCTTCAGGCAGCCAGAGAAGACAGGAGGAAGCGCATCAAAGACCTGCAGGACCAGCAGGACCTCTGCGTGCAGCAGGCCTCCTCTGTGCGGCTGGACCGGGAAAACCAGATGCCAACGGGCATCCTGATGCATGAACAAATAGAGGCCAGGCTGATGGCGGATGGGTCAAAGGCAAGGAAGGTTCTGCATTGCTTATGGACGGCAGCCAAAATTCTACTTGCCTTCTGTCTATTCCTTGGCCTTGTCTTGGCGTACACTCACTTTTTTAATCCGCTGTTCATCTCTGACACGCTTTTGGTGCTCCTGAGTGACCAGAGCATTGACAGACTTGTGCACCGTTTCTCCCCTTATCTCGAGTGGAGCAATGACGGCCTTTTACCGTTTTGACAAGCAAAAGGAATCCTGTGTTGTATATTTGAAGAACcatcatatatgtatatatatatatgtgtgtgtgtgtgtgtgtgtgtacatgtatgtatctatttatatttgtatatatgactctacttttttctattatttccttCTATTAGCTTTTGCTTTGTTAaaggaagtaaaaaataaataataataataatgaatcctGCATGTTTTCCTTGTGCAACTTTCCTATCAGGGCAGAAAATATGCTGAAGAGCATATCTTGGTGAGCAAACCTGGTTCTCATGGATGGAACAAAAGCGCTTCTCCTTTTTTGTCCACGTGAATGAATGCATGACATGCTGGTAGCCCTTCTTTTTGCTCTTGCTCTTCTAGTATGCTCTGCTGCATGCTGAAGACTTTGGTTGATCGTGAAGGATGTGCCTTATTTGTTTTGTCTCCATGTTTTAATGTCCTGGCAACACCGTATCTGTCAGACATGCCCCAGCTTAAACTCTTAAATGGAAacaatccttggctccatttgttgagaaggGTATAGTTAAGTCAAGGGTATCACAGTAATGCAAAGCCAGATCTGAGAATTGCACGTCAGAATCCCTAAGTACAACTTTTCTCCACCTTAGTTGCATCCCATTACTTACCCCCAGGCAACCAATGAGGTTCAGGCAAGATAGGAGCGTCCAGGCACAGTTTGGTATGCAGCTGGTATGCCTGTTG encodes the following:
- the LOC131199854 gene encoding myosin-2 heavy chain-like translates to MFLKDKECIKEQQKSLRNTMDYLKSTIEHLQVTVEDIREKLDQANTVIQDLARQNKSLVKANEDLNQEMHAVTSQVAAFRDDRPAQEDNLKEMRNLPSEVQKYLRNLEDKLAKMEHNCHVEKIQSGQLKERVTNLQAAREDRRKRIKDLQDQQDLCVQQASSVRLDRENQMPTGILMHEQIEARLMADGSKARKVLHCLWTAAKILLAFCLFLGLVLAYTHFFNPLFISDTLLVLLSDQSIDRLVHRFSPYLEWSNDGLLPF